In Chitinophaga sp. HK235, a single window of DNA contains:
- a CDS encoding serine hydrolase codes for MNLLETKFKLEQQFIQKTAAGPCVYNAYLKVFSAKYAVDWEMAAGSTNGVVADPGQPWHTASIGKTFTAVIIMMLVEQGRISLEDPLVRYLPASLTQGLHVYKGRDYTADITIAHLLSHTSGLPDFYEDKPGNGPYFLQLLLEVPDRLWTPEETVSWTKLHIDPLFPPGEKLHYTDTGYNLLGLVIAAVTGKPYEKVLHEFIFEPLGMQHSYLLQYSTPAVSSLYPVASVFLRRKEIRVEEYRSFSSIYASGQTISTAGDLIIFMQALTTGRLISQASLEKMMVWRKTWTGVDYGMGLMRVRMHMFTRKYDVWGHLGSTGSFMLFNPVFDIYIAGSFNRSGFLTRGVMFVYRVLKAITKIK; via the coding sequence ATGAATTTATTGGAGACGAAATTTAAACTGGAGCAGCAGTTTATTCAAAAAACAGCGGCAGGGCCCTGTGTTTACAATGCCTATCTGAAAGTATTTTCGGCGAAATATGCGGTAGACTGGGAGATGGCCGCCGGCAGCACAAATGGTGTAGTTGCTGATCCCGGGCAGCCCTGGCATACGGCCAGCATCGGTAAAACATTTACAGCTGTGATCATCATGATGCTGGTGGAACAGGGCCGGATTAGTCTGGAAGATCCGCTGGTGCGTTATCTGCCGGCCTCGCTGACACAGGGCCTGCATGTATACAAAGGCCGGGATTACACGGCGGACATCACCATTGCGCATCTGTTGTCGCATACTTCCGGACTGCCGGATTTTTATGAAGACAAACCCGGCAACGGACCCTATTTCCTTCAGTTGCTGCTGGAAGTGCCGGACCGGCTTTGGACACCGGAAGAAACAGTGAGCTGGACCAAACTGCATATAGACCCGCTTTTCCCGCCGGGAGAAAAACTACATTACACCGATACCGGCTACAACCTGCTGGGATTGGTGATTGCGGCGGTTACCGGCAAACCCTACGAAAAGGTGTTACATGAATTTATTTTTGAACCGCTGGGTATGCAACACTCTTATCTGTTGCAGTATAGCACTCCGGCAGTGAGCAGTCTTTATCCGGTGGCGAGTGTTTTTCTGCGCAGAAAAGAGATCCGTGTGGAGGAGTACAGAAGTTTCAGCAGTATCTATGCTTCGGGGCAAACCATCAGCACAGCCGGAGATCTGATCATTTTTATGCAGGCGCTGACAACAGGCCGGCTGATCAGCCAGGCGTCGCTGGAGAAGATGATGGTGTGGCGGAAAACCTGGACGGGCGTGGATTACGGTATGGGACTGATGCGGGTGAGAATGCATATGTTTACCCGTAAATATGATGTGTGGGGCCATTTGGGCTCTACTGGTTCCTTTATGCTTTTTAATCCGGTATTTGATATTTATATAGCGGGCAGCTTCAATCGTTCGGGCTTCCTGACGAGGGGCGTTATGTTTGTGTACAGGGTTTTGAAGGCCATTACAAAAATAAAATAA
- a CDS encoding LytTR family DNA-binding domain-containing protein, translated as MRNKTGFPYINPLNLHEISTTSLIPSRKYYIYNMLKQVNQLLNRKYPFEIVRMKPILIISMLISAVVYVYQPFGFSQYQKNKLLGALPFGVVTFLGLLFCNYFLKGTLLKNKQIKWTILWEAGHILSVFLVLAFLNTLVFLYFFEDIHFFRTADTITQLQLLLHVLMLTVAIGIFPVAAVITIRYNRALRNNLNSIIRSDQQLAPPDPTKQLVFPSANTTEQPLHISIQDFLFLEVVKNHIHVYHLVNGSVTTTVIRNTLTTISETIQDATLFRCHRSFLVNLSHIKTASGNSNGYKIILKGYETYPIPVSRTFVPAFQEIIH; from the coding sequence ATGCGCAATAAAACCGGCTTTCCCTATATAAACCCGTTAAACCTGCATGAAATATCTACCACCAGCCTCATTCCGTCAAGAAAATATTACATTTACAACATGCTCAAGCAGGTCAACCAATTACTCAACAGAAAATATCCCTTTGAAATAGTCAGGATGAAACCGATCCTGATCATCAGTATGCTCATCAGTGCGGTGGTGTACGTGTATCAACCTTTCGGCTTCAGCCAGTATCAAAAAAACAAACTGCTGGGCGCTCTTCCTTTTGGTGTGGTCACTTTTTTGGGGCTTCTTTTCTGCAACTACTTCCTGAAAGGCACCCTGCTGAAGAACAAACAAATCAAATGGACCATCCTCTGGGAGGCAGGTCATATCCTATCGGTTTTTCTGGTGCTGGCATTTTTGAACACACTGGTTTTTCTTTATTTTTTTGAAGATATTCACTTTTTCCGGACAGCCGATACCATCACACAGCTACAGCTACTCCTGCACGTGCTGATGCTGACAGTAGCTATTGGCATCTTCCCTGTGGCAGCCGTTATCACCATCCGGTACAACCGTGCCCTGCGCAACAATCTCAACAGCATCATCCGCAGCGATCAGCAGCTGGCCCCTCCGGATCCCACCAAACAGCTCGTATTTCCGTCTGCCAATACTACCGAACAGCCGTTACATATCAGCATCCAGGATTTCCTGTTTCTGGAAGTGGTAAAAAACCATATCCATGTTTATCACCTGGTAAATGGATCAGTAACGACAACGGTTATACGTAATACACTAACCACCATCTCCGAAACCATCCAGGACGCGACCCTCTTTCGGTGCCATCGTTCTTTCCTGGTCAACCTCAGCCATATCAAAACAGCCAGCGGCAACTCCAACGGTTACAAAATCATCCTGAAAGGCTACGAAACCTATCCCATCCCGGTATCCAGGACTTTTGTGCCAGCCTTCCAGGAGATCATTCATTAG
- a CDS encoding TonB-dependent receptor, translated as MRLKMILFFALLLTFQQGYSQQPVISGIITNYKGMPIEGANIYITGSLEGTTSGKDGRFSFATTYTGSVTLGVSYIGYKDYRLTARVTEMGTLSIILQSQDKNLSEVVVRASTFSLGKSRTLEKLDALDVVMTGSSNGDIYGALMALPGTQKVGEDGKLYIRGGDNRETQTFIDGMHVLNPYSITAQDMPARGRFSPFLFQGINFSLGGYESEFGQALSAVLPMDTKDVAGSTKAGVNVSPLSIGGGGSVAFKKSSLSGNVNYLNLGLYNQFLPDRYTWKKPYQSISAEAQYKTAPGPRSLFKLYTAYDRTAFIRTFADTLNDVPLRDFNLHQDNYYLNATLKTKLRHNTRLFLGAAFSYVDSHYGSAKFQGDDYRQKENEWHIKAKLERTIVPAYRLSTGVEAYLKGYQTVYHDTVQQLLQDRQLNNQLYAAFVDNQIRLLHGLYANVSGRLEYTEFNHAWNLSPRISLNYLADKFQVSAIYGKYYQTPDNTVLAAPHQDLQQSLATHYILGASWDFNGRLLKAEAYYKSYDQLELLRQQVYTSEGYGKSAGFDIYYSDETSVKRLKYNVSYSFNDAARLYRDFPVMSTPLFASRHNARMSFKYHFPLIKTYAGFTGTYASGRPYHNPNTPGFINAIDKAYFSLDANLTFLLSPRVILYTSMGNLTGRANTYGYRYAPLPDSKGVYAGEPVMASRSRFFYLGLFISLKSSSAYDVSSF; from the coding sequence ATGCGTTTAAAAATGATACTCTTTTTTGCCCTCTTGCTGACATTTCAACAGGGCTATTCTCAACAACCTGTGATCAGCGGGATCATCACTAATTATAAAGGGATGCCGATAGAAGGCGCCAATATTTATATTACCGGCAGCCTGGAAGGGACTACTTCCGGGAAAGACGGAAGATTCAGTTTTGCCACCACCTATACCGGAAGTGTGACCCTGGGAGTAAGTTATATAGGGTACAAAGACTACCGGCTTACCGCCCGGGTAACGGAGATGGGTACACTGTCCATCATTTTGCAGAGCCAGGATAAAAACCTGAGCGAAGTAGTGGTGAGGGCCAGCACGTTCAGTCTGGGTAAAAGCCGTACGCTGGAAAAGCTGGATGCACTCGACGTGGTGATGACCGGCAGCTCCAACGGCGATATCTATGGGGCACTGATGGCCCTGCCAGGCACACAGAAAGTAGGGGAAGATGGTAAGCTGTACATCCGTGGTGGCGATAACCGCGAAACACAGACCTTCATCGACGGGATGCATGTGCTCAACCCCTATTCCATTACGGCACAGGACATGCCCGCCCGTGGCCGGTTTTCACCTTTCCTCTTCCAGGGCATCAATTTCTCCCTGGGCGGTTATGAATCAGAATTCGGGCAGGCCCTCTCGGCTGTATTGCCCATGGATACTAAAGATGTGGCCGGTAGTACCAAAGCTGGTGTCAACGTTTCTCCCCTGAGCATAGGCGGTGGCGGCTCCGTAGCATTCAAAAAAAGTTCCCTCTCCGGGAATGTCAACTATCTGAACCTGGGGCTGTACAACCAGTTCCTACCCGACCGGTACACCTGGAAAAAACCATACCAGTCAATATCTGCCGAAGCCCAGTACAAAACGGCGCCCGGCCCGCGCAGCCTTTTTAAACTGTATACCGCCTACGACAGGACTGCCTTCATCCGCACTTTTGCCGATACGCTGAATGATGTGCCATTAAGGGATTTCAACTTGCATCAGGACAACTATTACCTGAATGCTACCCTGAAAACAAAACTCCGCCATAATACCCGCCTGTTCCTGGGTGCCGCTTTTTCTTATGTGGACAGTCATTACGGGAGCGCTAAGTTTCAGGGAGATGATTACCGGCAGAAAGAAAATGAGTGGCATATCAAAGCAAAGCTGGAGAGGACCATTGTACCGGCTTACCGGCTGAGCACCGGGGTGGAAGCCTACTTGAAAGGCTACCAGACGGTTTATCACGATACGGTGCAACAGCTGTTGCAGGACCGTCAGCTGAATAATCAGTTGTATGCTGCTTTTGTAGACAACCAGATACGGCTGCTGCACGGGTTGTATGCCAATGTATCAGGACGCCTGGAATATACGGAGTTTAACCATGCCTGGAATCTCTCTCCCCGTATATCCCTGAATTACCTGGCAGATAAATTCCAGGTGTCTGCCATCTACGGCAAATATTATCAAACACCCGACAATACTGTACTGGCGGCTCCGCATCAGGACCTGCAGCAGTCGCTCGCCACCCATTACATATTGGGTGCTTCCTGGGATTTTAATGGCAGGCTGCTGAAGGCAGAAGCTTATTATAAGTCGTATGATCAGCTGGAACTGTTGCGGCAACAGGTGTATACCTCTGAGGGATATGGTAAGAGCGCGGGTTTTGATATATATTATTCAGATGAGACCAGCGTGAAACGACTGAAGTATAATGTCTCTTATTCTTTTAATGATGCAGCACGCCTGTACAGGGATTTTCCGGTGATGTCCACCCCACTGTTTGCTTCCCGGCATAATGCGCGTATGTCTTTTAAATATCATTTCCCGCTGATAAAGACCTATGCAGGATTTACGGGCACCTATGCCAGTGGCAGGCCTTACCATAATCCCAATACGCCGGGGTTTATCAATGCCATCGACAAAGCCTATTTCAGTCTTGATGCCAACCTGACTTTCCTGCTAAGTCCCAGGGTTATTCTGTATACCTCTATGGGCAATCTCACAGGCAGGGCCAATACCTACGGTTACCGTTATGCGCCATTGCCTGATAGCAAGGGTGTTTATGCCGGAGAGCCGGTGATGGCCTCCCGTAGCCGTTTTTTCTATCTCGGGCTGTTCATCTCCCTGAAAAGCAGTTCCGCTTATGATGTGTCCAGTTTTTAA
- a CDS encoding serine hydrolase codes for MMRNLCLAILFAFVVSSCKKNKDEVVQQEPLKTAAASQQVDKLINEIKIPGVAVALVGPDGIVWSRTAGMANLEKKEALTNKTVFKLGSVAKPFIAFSVMKLVEQGKLNLDANVNDYLPFTVQNPKNPGKKITLRTLLSHTSGIIDTVYSRFLLEDFVVKEIDHPVPISEYIRSMLDPTGKYYSPDTFLDDREKPVYSYSNVGATLAAYIVELTVKENFDTWATRQFIAPLNTTTLTWHLRDFASQPFAMPYGPALQPWGKYSMVDYCAGGLHSNLTDLATFARMLINNGNVNGQQIIAASSLDAMGQVQYPDIKSTQGLFWERYKMDNRPVFGHSGDVWGSHSLLYINPESKRAAIILYNRDLEDNQQPEINKLLQMLLSL; via the coding sequence ATGATGAGAAACCTCTGCTTAGCAATTTTATTCGCCTTTGTGGTCAGCTCCTGTAAAAAAAATAAAGATGAAGTAGTTCAGCAGGAACCGCTGAAAACAGCTGCAGCATCACAACAGGTAGACAAACTAATCAACGAGATTAAAATCCCCGGTGTAGCGGTGGCACTGGTAGGCCCTGATGGGATTGTATGGTCCAGAACTGCAGGCATGGCCAACCTGGAGAAAAAAGAAGCACTCACCAACAAAACTGTTTTTAAACTGGGCTCTGTTGCCAAGCCGTTTATCGCTTTCAGCGTAATGAAGCTGGTGGAACAGGGAAAGTTAAACCTGGATGCTAACGTCAACGACTATCTGCCGTTTACCGTACAAAACCCCAAAAACCCGGGTAAAAAGATTACCCTGCGGACCTTATTGAGCCATACCTCCGGTATTATTGATACCGTGTACAGCAGATTTCTTTTGGAGGACTTTGTTGTAAAGGAAATAGACCATCCGGTTCCTATCAGCGAGTACATACGCAGCATGCTCGACCCTACCGGAAAATACTACAGCCCGGACACCTTCCTGGATGACCGTGAAAAGCCTGTCTACAGCTATTCCAATGTGGGTGCTACACTGGCTGCATATATTGTGGAACTGACAGTAAAAGAAAATTTCGACACCTGGGCCACCCGCCAGTTTATTGCTCCTTTAAACACCACCACTTTAACATGGCATCTGCGGGATTTCGCGTCCCAACCCTTTGCCATGCCTTATGGCCCGGCATTGCAACCCTGGGGCAAATACAGCATGGTCGATTACTGTGCCGGTGGACTTCACAGCAATCTCACCGACCTGGCCACCTTCGCAAGGATGCTGATTAATAACGGTAACGTGAATGGCCAACAGATAATAGCCGCCAGTTCACTGGATGCTATGGGGCAGGTGCAATATCCTGATATCAAATCTACCCAGGGCCTTTTCTGGGAACGTTACAAAATGGACAACCGTCCTGTTTTCGGGCATTCCGGAGACGTATGGGGCAGCCATTCCCTGCTGTATATCAACCCTGAAAGTAAACGGGCCGCCATCATTCTGTATAACCGTGACCTGGAAGACAATCAACAACCAGAAATCAATAAACTGTTACAAATGCTGCTTTCCCTATAA
- a CDS encoding sensor histidine kinase, translated as MQTAIHSEMIQLPLWMRKSVAYKILCHVLPAVILYFAVGMDEYQPAWQAFMKVLGLIFFLAGPYVNIYLLVPGLLLRYRYYEYIMAVFGVITFLMLLTVWMEPLMTPLLKAGKSFKPYHTKDALVFYVMMLALLAASTAVKLFGQWLETGYHRAISLQTELENLKKQLSPHFLFNTLNNLDTLIYADQQRASEVVHTLSRLLRYQLYLAGNGQVGLPQELSFIHDFLYLEKLRHDVLDVSVNTTGNIQAASVHALLLMPFVENAVKHNDYNGHPYINLELTVTDGQLVFCCVNPVAAAGTALPGGAGLKNVRRRLALLYPCRHSLQVENKDQLFVVTLTLSI; from the coding sequence ATGCAGACAGCTATTCATAGTGAAATGATACAACTGCCGCTATGGATGAGGAAATCCGTAGCCTATAAGATACTATGCCATGTACTGCCGGCAGTGATTTTATATTTCGCAGTGGGCATGGACGAATACCAACCGGCATGGCAAGCTTTCATGAAAGTACTGGGGCTTATATTTTTCCTGGCCGGACCTTATGTGAATATCTACCTGCTGGTACCTGGCCTGTTGCTGCGGTATCGTTATTATGAATATATCATGGCTGTGTTTGGGGTGATCACCTTTTTGATGTTGCTGACGGTCTGGATGGAGCCACTGATGACACCTTTGCTGAAGGCCGGCAAAAGTTTTAAACCTTATCATACAAAAGACGCCCTTGTCTTTTATGTGATGATGCTGGCATTGCTGGCCGCTTCCACTGCGGTGAAATTATTCGGACAGTGGCTGGAAACCGGCTATCACCGCGCTATCAGCCTGCAGACAGAACTGGAAAATCTTAAGAAACAGTTGTCGCCGCACTTTCTGTTTAATACGCTCAACAACCTGGATACGCTGATATATGCCGACCAGCAGCGGGCTTCGGAGGTAGTGCATACACTGTCCCGTTTGCTGCGTTATCAGTTGTATCTGGCTGGCAACGGCCAGGTAGGGCTGCCGCAGGAACTGTCGTTTATCCATGACTTTCTCTATCTTGAAAAGTTACGGCATGATGTGCTGGATGTATCAGTAAACACTACTGGCAATATACAGGCGGCATCCGTGCATGCTTTGCTACTGATGCCCTTTGTTGAAAATGCTGTTAAACACAACGATTATAACGGTCACCCCTATATTAATCTGGAACTGACTGTTACAGATGGACAACTGGTATTCTGTTGTGTAAACCCTGTAGCTGCCGCAGGGACGGCACTTCCCGGTGGAGCCGGTCTGAAAAATGTACGCCGTCGACTGGCATTGTTATACCCCTGCCGGCATTCGCTGCAGGTAGAAAACAAAGACCAGCTGTTTGTAGTAACCTTAACCTTAAGCATATGA